One stretch of Zingiber officinale cultivar Zhangliang chromosome 6B, Zo_v1.1, whole genome shotgun sequence DNA includes these proteins:
- the LOC121989027 gene encoding uncharacterized protein LOC121989027 isoform X1, with protein MTTSNEEYSQIGVSQEEKDKLVGEVIRYVLFKTHQSSGCPIKREELTQLITRNYHQRSLPALVINEAREKISSIFGYEMKELQRSRPSSNKQARASQQSAFESKSYILVSQLPPDVYSEFVEDKESSHLSGFAFVVISIIHLSGGKLSEENLWHHLGRLGLNENDQNNVLGNTKQALETLIQKRYLQKEKVNGPEGNTVMFELAERALDESIIEKLKDYISQVVNNDPAADTE; from the exons ATGACAACATCCAATGAGGAGTACTCGCAAATTGGTGTATCTCAAGAG GAGAAAGACAAGCTGGTAGGAGAGGTAATCCGTTATGTACTTTTCAAGACCCACCAAAGTTCTGGATGCCCTATAAAGAGGGAGGAGTTGACTCAATTGATAACTAGAAACTACCACCAGCGTTCACTCCCAGCTCTTGTCATAAACGAAGCCAGAGAAAAAATCTCTAGCATTTTTGGGTACGAGATGAAAGAATTACAACGTTCTCGCCCTTCCTCAAATAAACAGGCTCGTGCTTCTCAACAAA GTGCCTTCGAGTCAAAATCATACATTCTTGTGAGCCAGCTACCTCCTGATGTTTATAGTGAATTTGTTGAAGATAAAGAGTCTTCACATCTGTCTGGTTTCGCTTTTGTTGTTATCAGCATTATACATCTGTCAGGAGGTAAACTTTCTGAAG AAAACCTTTGGCATCACTTGGGAAGGTTGGGTTTAAATGAAAATGACCAAAACAACGTGCTTGGTAACACTAAGCAAGCACTTGAAACGCTTATACAGAAAAG GTACCTGCAAAAGGAGAAAGTTAATGGCCCTGAAGGCAATACTGTGATGTTTGAGCTTGCAGAAAGGGCTTTAGATGAATCCATTATTGAGAAACTTAAAGACTACATTAGCCAG GTTGTTAACAATGACCCCGCCGCAGACACCGAGTGA
- the LOC121989027 gene encoding uncharacterized protein LOC121989027 isoform X2, translating to MTTSNEEYSQIGVSQEEKDKLVGEVIRYVLFKTHQSSGCPIKREELTQLITRNYHQRSLPALVINEAREKISSIFGYEMKELQRSRPSSNKQARASQQSAFESKSYILVSQLPPDVYSEFVEDKESSHLSGFAFVVISIIHLSGENLWHHLGRLGLNENDQNNVLGNTKQALETLIQKRYLQKEKVNGPEGNTVMFELAERALDESIIEKLKDYISQVVNNDPAADTE from the exons ATGACAACATCCAATGAGGAGTACTCGCAAATTGGTGTATCTCAAGAG GAGAAAGACAAGCTGGTAGGAGAGGTAATCCGTTATGTACTTTTCAAGACCCACCAAAGTTCTGGATGCCCTATAAAGAGGGAGGAGTTGACTCAATTGATAACTAGAAACTACCACCAGCGTTCACTCCCAGCTCTTGTCATAAACGAAGCCAGAGAAAAAATCTCTAGCATTTTTGGGTACGAGATGAAAGAATTACAACGTTCTCGCCCTTCCTCAAATAAACAGGCTCGTGCTTCTCAACAAA GTGCCTTCGAGTCAAAATCATACATTCTTGTGAGCCAGCTACCTCCTGATGTTTATAGTGAATTTGTTGAAGATAAAGAGTCTTCACATCTGTCTGGTTTCGCTTTTGTTGTTATCAGCATTATACATCTGTCAGGAG AAAACCTTTGGCATCACTTGGGAAGGTTGGGTTTAAATGAAAATGACCAAAACAACGTGCTTGGTAACACTAAGCAAGCACTTGAAACGCTTATACAGAAAAG GTACCTGCAAAAGGAGAAAGTTAATGGCCCTGAAGGCAATACTGTGATGTTTGAGCTTGCAGAAAGGGCTTTAGATGAATCCATTATTGAGAAACTTAAAGACTACATTAGCCAG GTTGTTAACAATGACCCCGCCGCAGACACCGAGTGA